GCTTATCTTGCCCTCCATCACCAGCCTAACTTTCTCCCTGTCCTCGTCAATCTGTTTCAGCACCTCGTCGAGGTCAAGCTCCTCGAAGGGCACCATCTTGAACTCTGTGAAGCGCCAGCGCATCTGCCTCACTAAGCCGTTGAAGACCTTCTCGTTATCAACCAGGAGAACGCTGAGGCCTTTGGTAATTCCACCGGCGAAGAGCCTGCTCGTTCTCCCGGTGGCCTGGATGTAGGTTCTCACGTCTGGAATCTCGATGTACCACTTGCCGCCTTCTTCCGTCAGGCTCACGAAGGGGTCTTCGGCGAGCTTCTTCAGAACCTCCTCGTCGTGAAGAACTCTCCTCAGAAACTCGACCAGCTCGCGGAAGACTCCCAAAACGTGGTTGTGGAACTCGTTCTCTATGGGCAGGCCCTCGGCCAAAGCTTCCTCTATCTTGAGGAGTTCGAACTGCGGTATGTTCCTTATGAGCCTCCTCAGCCTTGCGTGGAGCTTTTCAGCCTGCTTCCGGTCCTCGTCGCTCAGGAAGTCCATTACCTCACTGAGCAGGCCTAAAGCCCTGTATATCGTCGGCCTCTCAAGGTCTATCGAAAACCTAAACTTCGGGACGCCGGTAAAAACCGCGTAGCGGATTAGGTGCGGCAGGTCGAGGCCCCTAACGAGGGAGCCGTAGTAGGTGGCAGAACCGACGAGGTAGTCAGCCTCGCCGTTCTCAAACCTCTCGATGGCTTTCCTGTTCTTCGAGCTGACGAGTTCAACCTTAAAACCGCGCTCGCGGAGATAGTTGACGAGCTCTTCCGCGTAGCCGAGGCCCTGGTCGATGGGCGTGAAGATTATTCCACCCTTGCCAAGCATCGTCAGGAGTTCTTCCACGTGCTCCTTGATGTCCTTCGTCGGCTTCAGATAGCTGTCCACCACGTTCCTGAGTGCGCTCCTACCACTTCCCACTTCAAAGCCGAGAAGCTCGCGGTAGAGCTTTATCCTGTCGCCCCGGGCCGAGCCTGTGGCAGAGGCGATGATCATGATGCCGATGTCGTTATTCGATTTAAACTCCTCAATCTCGCGCTGGAGCTTTGCTATGCTCTCGTTAAGCTCCTTGAGCATCTCCTCCCGGTCCTGGGCGCGGCCGTTGAGGTACTTCGACATCTGCTTCTTCAGGCGAATTATCTCCCAGGCCTTCCCTATAACCTCGTCGTTGAAGCCGAGGAGGTAGAGGGAACGGTCTATGTTCTTGCTCGCCTTGAGGAAGGCATCAACGTCATCGACGAAGATGAAGTCGAAGTGCCTGTCCTTGAGCACCTCGTCAAACTTTCTGGCCATCCACTGGGCGCTGGTGACGAGGATGTCGTAATCACCGCCGGTTATTTTTGCAAGCATCTCCTCCTTCTCCTTCTTCCGAAGGTTGCCGTGGTAGTAGGCGAGGTTTACCTCAACGCCGGCCTTCCCGGCTATGGCCTGGATTTTCCTCACAGTTTGGATAACCAGCGGCGTCGTTGGGACGACTATGTAGCTCTTCTTGCCCCTGGTAGCGTGCCAGACGGCCATGAAAGCCCCAAAGGTGCTCTTGCCCATTCCGGTCGGGGCTATAATGGAGAAGCTCCTCCCCTTCAAAAGGCGCTTCACCCACGTCCTCTGGGCGCTCCAGAAGGTGAAGCCGGTGGCCTTCTCAAAGAAGTCTTCAACCTCGCGGAGGTTCTTCTCGAGGGAATAGATCCGCTCCCACTCCTTCAGCGTGCCTTTAACCTGCAGGGCGTTTCTAACGGAGGTGACGAGCTCGAAATAGGAATCAGAGTGAACGGGGTTATCGAGACACTCGTCGCAGGGGTTTTTTTCTACAAGCCTTTCATCGGAGATTCTACCCAGGCAGTTCGGGCACATCTCCCTGTATATCGCCT
The sequence above is drawn from the Thermococcus pacificus genome and encodes:
- the rgy gene encoding reverse gyrase, with translation MKAIYREMCPNCLGRISDERLVEKNPCDECLDNPVHSDSYFELVTSVRNALQVKGTLKEWERIYSLEKNLREVEDFFEKATGFTFWSAQRTWVKRLLKGRSFSIIAPTGMGKSTFGAFMAVWHATRGKKSYIVVPTTPLVIQTVRKIQAIAGKAGVEVNLAYYHGNLRKKEKEEMLAKITGGDYDILVTSAQWMARKFDEVLKDRHFDFIFVDDVDAFLKASKNIDRSLYLLGFNDEVIGKAWEIIRLKKQMSKYLNGRAQDREEMLKELNESIAKLQREIEEFKSNNDIGIMIIASATGSARGDRIKLYRELLGFEVGSGRSALRNVVDSYLKPTKDIKEHVEELLTMLGKGGIIFTPIDQGLGYAEELVNYLRERGFKVELVSSKNRKAIERFENGEADYLVGSATYYGSLVRGLDLPHLIRYAVFTGVPKFRFSIDLERPTIYRALGLLSEVMDFLSDEDRKQAEKLHARLRRLIRNIPQFELLKIEEALAEGLPIENEFHNHVLGVFRELVEFLRRVLHDEEVLKKLAEDPFVSLTEEGGKWYIEIPDVRTYIQATGRTSRLFAGGITKGLSVLLVDNEKVFNGLVRQMRWRFTEFKMVPFEELDLDEVLKQIDEDREKVRLVMEGKISAKVKDLVKSALMIVESPNKARTIANFFGQPSKTRIGDLVAYEVSIGNMMLTILASGGHMFDLVTNEGYHGVLIDEKDGMMRFIPVYDTIKRCRDCGHQFVDWEDKGVCPRCGSTNVRDALENVRAMRELAQEVDEILIATDPDTEGEKIAWDIRNVLSPYTPNIKRIEFHEVTRPAIMRAIQEARDVNEGRVNAQIVRRIEDRWIGFELSQELQRVFENRNLSAGRVQTPVLGWIIERYKEFSESETYFLGLTLENGLQVTVEIGKDGKNVEPPEYVTVEEVHLEEREFNPSPPYTTDAMLKDASTFLKLSAPETMRLAQDLFEAGLTSYHRTDSTHVSNTGIEIAKEYITQEIGEEYFKPRPWGEEGTHEAIRPTRPIDTGRLMQLVRDGVIQLPKNLTRNHYRLYDMIFRRFMTSQMKSAKLLMERAVIDAGVGKAELEGYVEVIEDGWTKLRSPPFRQLPRLEEGARLKVVEAKKWKAPKVSLYSQGDIIALMKERKIGRPSTYAKILETLIKRYYVLETRGRKKLVPTDQGIKVYHYLISKYKELVSEEKTRELEGVMDLIEENGVNYQEVLGELYREIMEHMGVGKGAAS